The Thermocrinis ruber genome has a window encoding:
- a CDS encoding MFS transporter, whose product MAVPLAKLADSRAYRKRFFVLFTLLTSVLGILLSFNLHMPALNLFLYLLMAVFHQQAMVFYNSLLGGFESKGTTSGVGVAFGYLGSALSLLLLAEFFKVPEVFYQTALIFLFLSLPAIFSLPNPPQKTTISLRKELEDRRFLLLVLAILSLTEVANTLIAMMGIYLKHAYGLEDREIYKVIGLSALGGVFGGLLFGKLTDKLKARRLFPLGFVLWSLFLIVLYLTPRELLLFVGFLGGLSLSHLWTTSRVLLLELFPLETVSLRMSFLSLSERIASTTGLWVWSLFMLLTGNDYKFSALLMVVFPVVGIFFYLFSRR is encoded by the coding sequence ATGGCGGTCCCCCTTGCAAAGCTCGCAGACAGCAGAGCATACCGCAAGCGGTTTTTTGTTCTATTTACCCTTTTGACCTCAGTCCTTGGCATCCTTCTTAGCTTTAACCTCCACATGCCCGCTTTGAACCTTTTTCTCTATCTTTTGATGGCGGTCTTTCACCAGCAGGCTATGGTCTTTTACAATTCACTGCTTGGTGGTTTTGAAAGCAAGGGAACTACCTCTGGCGTGGGCGTTGCCTTTGGATACCTTGGCTCTGCCCTTAGCCTTCTCCTTCTAGCAGAATTTTTCAAGGTACCGGAGGTCTTTTACCAAACCGCCCTAATTTTTCTCTTCCTCTCACTGCCAGCCATCTTTTCCTTGCCAAACCCACCCCAAAAAACCACCATAAGCCTAAGAAAAGAGCTAGAGGACAGGAGGTTTTTGCTTTTAGTCCTTGCCATTCTTAGCCTGACTGAAGTGGCAAATACGTTGATTGCTATGATGGGCATATACTTAAAGCATGCCTATGGTTTGGAGGATCGGGAAATATACAAAGTGATTGGGCTTTCTGCCTTGGGTGGTGTCTTTGGAGGACTGCTCTTTGGCAAACTGACGGACAAACTAAAGGCAAGGCGTTTATTTCCCCTGGGCTTTGTTCTTTGGTCTTTGTTTTTGATTGTTTTATATTTAACACCAAGGGAACTGCTACTATTTGTAGGCTTTTTGGGTGGTCTTTCCCTCTCTCACCTTTGGACTACCTCAAGGGTTCTACTTTTGGAGCTTTTTCCCTTGGAAACTGTATCCCTTCGGATGTCCTTTCTTTCTTTGAGCGAGCGTATAGCATCCACCACCGGGCTTTGGGTTTGGAGCCTTTTTATGCTCCTGACGGGCAACGACTACAAGTTTTCCGCCCTTTTGATGGTTGTCTTTCCTGTGGTTGGGATATTCTTTTATTTGTTCTCAAGGAGATAG
- a CDS encoding RNA ligase partner protein, with protein sequence MEIFVLDTSVFTNPDVYSQFEKDQLGAIENFLSLAYHSKAQFYMPLSVYEEFNNMVSLGELKPKFELVVRIRSPRRYNLMIPAEFLYEFIEEVRYRINKGLRVAEEHTREAGRLTETETGRVITKLREKYREALRVGIIDSKEDADVLLLAYELDAILITGDEGLHRWADRVGIKLIDPKSFRYILESLAGIR encoded by the coding sequence ATGGAAATCTTCGTGCTTGATACAAGCGTATTTACAAACCCGGATGTGTATTCCCAGTTTGAAAAGGATCAGCTGGGTGCCATAGAGAACTTTCTCTCTTTGGCTTATCACTCAAAGGCTCAGTTTTATATGCCCCTTTCGGTTTATGAAGAATTCAACAATATGGTCTCCCTTGGAGAGCTAAAGCCCAAGTTTGAGTTGGTGGTGCGAATACGTTCCCCAAGGAGATATAACCTTATGATCCCAGCGGAGTTTTTGTATGAATTCATAGAAGAAGTCAGATACAGAATAAACAAGGGCTTGAGGGTGGCAGAAGAGCACACAAGGGAGGCGGGAAGGCTAACAGAAACCGAAACGGGTAGAGTAATAACCAAACTCAGGGAAAAATACAGAGAAGCCCTAAGGGTTGGCATAATAGACAGCAAGGAGGATGCGGATGTTTTACTGCTTGCTTACGAGCTGGATGCCATCCTGATAACGGGAGATGAGGGACTGCATCGGTGGGCAGACCGGGTGGGCATAAAGCTTATAGATCCAAAGAGTTTTAGATACATATTGGAAAGCTTGGCGGGCATTAGGTGA